GTCACCATGTCCTTCAGCCGCGCTCTCGGCGAAGCGGGATACCTGTTCCCTGCCATTGCCGCCTGGATACCAAACGTGGCATTCCTCCTCGTGGGGGGATACTTCGCCCGCCGGGCAAACGGCTGACACGCTGAAAGGATTGATCTCATGAAAAACATGCCAGGTCCCGCCGCTCTCATCGCCGGAAATGGAGCCCTTCCGGAGGAAACCGCCCGGCAGATGGCCGGATCGGGGATGGACGTCACCGTCTATTCCTTTCCGGGCGGAGCGGAGGACCGGTTCCCCTTCCTTCCGGAGGACCGGGTGCTTTCTCTCCTCTCCCTTCCCGGAGGGGACGGGAAGCTGAGCCTTCAGGCCCTCCTTGCCGACCTCAGGAGCAGGGGTATACGGTCCGTCTGCATGGCGGGGCTCATCCCCAAGACGATGATGTACGGTGCCGCCGCTGACTCTTCTCTGCTCGGCATGCTCTCTTCGGACGGGAACGATGATCACAGCCTCCTGGGCCGCATCGTGGGTGCCTTTGAGAGCTTCGGCCTCCAGGTTCTCCCCTATGCGGGATTCGTAGGTGAAAGCCTGGCCACGGAAGGTTTTATTGCGGGCCGGGAACCGTCAGGGAAGGAGCGGGAGGACGTGAACTGCGGAAAGCGGATTCTGTCCGTCACCCTTCCCCTCTCCTTCGGCCAGTCCGTGGTGGTGGCCCGGGGCGCGGTGGTCGCCGTGGAAGCCATGGAAGGCACCGACGAAATGATCCGGCGGGCGGGCGCTCTTCTTTCGGGAGCGCCCGGCGTGGTGGTGAAGATGATGCGCCCCGACCAGGACATGCGGTTCGATCTCCCCACCGTGGGGACGGGAACCCTCCGGGCCATGGCGGCAGCAGGACTGACCTGCCTTGCCGTGGAGGCCGGGCGGACCATCATCCTGGACCGCCCTGAATTCGCTTCCCGGGCTGAGAGCCTGTCCATCGCCGTGGAGGGCATCATTCCGT
The window above is part of the Aminivibrio pyruvatiphilus genome. Proteins encoded here:
- a CDS encoding LpxI family protein, whose product is MKNMPGPAALIAGNGALPEETARQMAGSGMDVTVYSFPGGAEDRFPFLPEDRVLSLLSLPGGDGKLSLQALLADLRSRGIRSVCMAGLIPKTMMYGAAADSSLLGMLSSDGNDDHSLLGRIVGAFESFGLQVLPYAGFVGESLATEGFIAGREPSGKEREDVNCGKRILSVTLPLSFGQSVVVARGAVVAVEAMEGTDEMIRRAGALLSGAPGVVVKMMRPDQDMRFDLPTVGTGTLRAMAAAGLTCLAVEAGRTIILDRPEFASRAESLSIAVEGIIP